A genomic stretch from Methanomassiliicoccales archaeon includes:
- a CDS encoding 50S ribosomal protein L10 → MIRQAHVAQWKREVVSDLTRILKNNKVVAIVNVGNIPAPQLQQIKKRLRGKAEMVMARNTLINIAIEEVSKERQGLKPLKDLVGGQCALLGTDMNAFKLYREIEATRTRSAAKPGDISPEDIVIKEGETPFKPGPIVGELQKAGIPAGIEGGKVVFKKDKVLVKKGEKIPAEIAKILPKLDIYPMMIGLELMGVFEDGIIFKKDDLAITPDHYRSMIATAARNAFSLSIHIAYVTPQTIGPLLARAYREGVALGVAAAFPTKDNIKVLLAKAEANMLALASRIPGFEDERLRQRLTTVPAQQKPEELKAEEHKEEKKEEKVSEEEAAAGLSALFG, encoded by the coding sequence ATGATCAGACAAGCACATGTTGCACAGTGGAAAAGAGAAGTTGTCAGCGATCTCACGCGCATACTGAAGAACAACAAGGTCGTCGCTATTGTCAACGTGGGAAATATTCCAGCCCCTCAACTTCAGCAGATTAAGAAACGACTTCGCGGGAAAGCTGAAATGGTCATGGCCAGGAATACACTAATCAATATCGCTATCGAGGAAGTTTCAAAAGAAAGACAGGGATTGAAGCCGCTCAAGGATCTGGTCGGGGGTCAATGTGCATTGCTAGGCACCGACATGAACGCCTTTAAGTTATACAGGGAGATTGAGGCCACACGAACGAGAAGCGCTGCCAAACCGGGTGATATCTCGCCAGAAGATATCGTTATAAAAGAGGGCGAAACACCCTTTAAGCCCGGCCCAATTGTCGGAGAACTTCAGAAAGCTGGTATTCCCGCCGGTATTGAAGGTGGAAAGGTCGTATTCAAGAAGGATAAGGTGCTGGTGAAAAAGGGCGAAAAGATACCAGCGGAGATTGCCAAGATACTTCCTAAACTTGACATCTACCCGATGATGATAGGACTCGAACTCATGGGAGTATTTGAGGATGGCATCATCTTCAAGAAGGATGATCTTGCAATCACACCTGATCACTATCGATCGATGATCGCGACGGCAGCGAGGAATGCTTTCAGTCTGAGCATCCACATTGCCTACGTGACACCGCAGACCATCGGACCTCTGCTGGCTAGAGCCTATCGCGAAGGGGTTGCGCTCGGCGTCGCGGCTGCATTCCCGACAAAAGACAATATCAAGGTCTTGCTGGCGAAAGCTGAAGCAAATATGCTGGCTCTCGCATCCAGGATTCCTGGATTTGAAGATGAACGACTGCGGCAGAGACTGACAACAGTACCTGCCCAGCAAAAGCCTGAAGAGCTCAAGGCAGAAGAACACAAAGAGGAAAAGAAAGAGGAGAAGGTCAGCGAGGAAGAAGCCGCAGCTGGCCTAAGTGCTCTGTTCGGATAA
- a CDS encoding 50S ribosomal protein P1: protein MEYIYSAMVLHAAGKPITEDSIASILKSAGIEPDAARIKALTASLEGINIDEAIASAMITPAVPAATPASPAAGEPKKEEKKEEKKKEETVSEEEAAAGLSALFG, encoded by the coding sequence ATGGAGTATATCTATAGCGCAATGGTTCTCCACGCCGCTGGGAAGCCGATCACCGAGGACTCAATTGCAAGTATCCTCAAGAGTGCCGGTATTGAGCCGGATGCGGCGAGGATAAAGGCGTTGACTGCGTCACTCGAGGGAATCAACATCGACGAAGCGATCGCCTCAGCGATGATCACGCCTGCCGTACCTGCGGCTACACCCGCGTCTCCAGCCGCTGGAGAGCCGAAGAAGGAAGAGAAGAAGGAAGAAAAGAAGAAAGAAGAGACGGTGAGCGAGGAAGAAGCCGCAGCTGGCCTAAGTGCTCTGTTCGGATGA